A window of Corticium candelabrum chromosome 3, ooCorCand1.1, whole genome shotgun sequence contains these coding sequences:
- the LOC134177323 gene encoding death-associated protein kinase 1-like, whose translation MKAIVEQKYAVLYAEGTVRPEIMKLCFIGKEGAGKTTLMEALKRGWLEWAFFANEKKPDDPECEDERTIGINVMTVYIPGVGRLSVWDFAGQGQFHKTHGLFFSSNSFFILLVSLVRGEERRLCSVEELLEELQYWISFLRASLDAEFIPTVLIAASRGDRNSKGQSMLQRLVNHIRDLFKSKINIFEDCFVLDCRRSWTSEIQQLKVVLCDVKKKLLQSAPLYPRLCQPVVSKLLPSLRKKQEDPFMEKATLMERIEQEACPGQEKVVEKVVDFLDDSGEIAVAGDVAALNPASLHHYAIGPLIASDDFKWHVRSQRNDGTVTREEAETAIDDFRKDQKIQIQLNTDKILTIGKSLGICFKVEGRDDTYMFPALLPPKDLSIMWKRDESKKVYVGRRQVCRSQTTIFSTSAFGMFQSKVCTTLDKKAQLWRNGLITLQGDTVQFHVECLVAMVDPVRSVDFLCRGGKATEAECVSLLDTVMSLWRDMLDRYSPGTDYETEYLSRKHLEEHKELKQVAVYSEEEIKEAKATGKAAKAAVKQVVGDERVVESLGNLLVILPSKQATPLSPSPVIKAVIEHGVDQWHSFAERLGFNFSQISAMSHDKVSPADKLSAIIQVKTEEVGDMKKMDDLLLKACALLPDPIHAAVKRSLSSSQYDCSS comes from the exons ATGAAAGCAATA GTTGAACAGAAGTATGCTGTTCTGTATGCCGAGGGCACAGTGAGACCAGAaatcatgaaattgtgtttcATTGGTAAAGAAGGAGCAGGAAAGACGACACTCATGGAGGCTCTCAAACGAGGATGGTTAGAATGGGCTTTCTTTGCAAATGAGAAAAAACCAGATGACCCAGAATGTGAAGATGAACGCACAATTGGTATAAACGTGATGACAGTCTACATTCCAGGAGTGGGTCGCTTGTCAGTGTGGGACTTTGCAGGTCAAGGGCAGTTCCACAAAACACACGGCCTTTTCTTTTCCTCCAACTCGTTCTTCATCCTGCTAGTGAGTCTagtgagaggagaggagagacgACTGTGCAGTGTTGAGGAGTTACTAGAAGAGCTTCAGTATTGGATCTCATTTCTCAGAGCCAGTTTGGATGCAGAGTTTATACCCACAGTGTTGATAGCTGCCAGTCGGGGAGATCGAAATAGTAAAGGTCAAAGTATGTTGCAGCGTCTGGTCAACCACATTCGTGATCTATTCAAAAGCAAGATCAACATCTTTGAAGATTGTTTTGTTCTCGACTGCAGGAGAAGCTGGACATCTGAAATACAACAACTAAAAGTAGTTCTTTGTGATGTGAAAAAGAAACTTCTGCAG TCTGCTCCTCTGTATCCTCGTCTTTGTCAGCCAGTCGTGTCCAAgttgcttccttctcttcgtaagaaacaagaagatccGTTCATGGAGAAGGCAACACTCATGGAGAGGATTGAGCAGGAAGCATGTCCAGGACAAGAGAAGGTTGTAGAAAAGGTAGTTGATTTTTTAGATGATTCAGGAGAG ATTGCTGTGGCTGGTGATGTGGCGGCTCTCAATCCTGCATCTCTACATCATTACGCCATCGGTCCTCTCATTGCTTCTGATGATTTTAAGTGGCATGTCAGGTCACAGAGGAATGATGGCACagtaacaagagaagaagcagaaacgGCAATCGACGATTTCCGAAAAGATCAGAAGATTCAAATTCAACTCAATACAGATAAAATCCTTACAATAGGTAAATCTCTTGGtatctgcttcaaagtggaaggcagagacgacacgtacatgtttccagctctCTTACCTCCTAAGGATCTGTCTATCATGTGGAAGAGAGATgagagtaagaaagtgtatgtCGGTCGACGTCAAGTGTGCAGAAGTCAGACGACCATTTTCAGTACGTCTGCATTTGgcatgtttcaatctaaagttTGCACTACATTAGATAAGAAAGCACAACTGTGGAGGAATGGACTGATCACATTACAAGGTGATACAGTTCAATTTCATGTCGAGTGTTTGGTTGCCATGGTAGATCCTGTTCGTTCTGTCGACTTTCTATGTCGTGGAGGTAAGGCAACAGAAGCAGAATGTGTTTCTCTGCtcgacactgtcatgtctctttggagagatatgttagacagatacagtccaggcactgactatgagactgaatatctgagcagaaagcatttagaggaacacaaagaactgaaacaagttgcTGTTTACTCAGAGGAGGAAATCAAGGAAGCAAAGGCAACTGGAAAAGCCGCAAAAGCTGCTGTAAAACAAGTAGTTGGTGATGAGCGGGTGGTAGAAAGTCTTGGTAACCTGCTGGTTATTCTCCCTTCCAAACAAGCAACTCCACTTTCTCCCAGTCCAGTTATAAAGGCTGTTATTGAGCATGGTGTAGATCAATGGCATTCATTTGCAGAAAGATTAGGTTTTAATTTCTCTCAGATTAGTGCCATGTCTCATGACAAAGTGTCTCCTGCTGATAAATTATCTGCAATTATTCAAGTGAAGACTGAGGAAGTTGGTGATATGAAGAAGATGGATGATCTGCTACTGAAGGCATGTGCACTGTTACCGGATCCCATTCATGCAGCAGTCAAGAGAAGCTTGTCATCTTCCCAATATGATTGTAGCTCATAA